The Geomonas agri genome contains the following window.
AGGAGGGGCGCAGGCTCTACAACGAGTTCACTGTGGCGCGTGCGGACTACCTCAAGTACGTGGACCAGATGTTCGAGCTCGATCGTGCAGGAAAGGGCAGCGAGGCTAAGGAGATTCTCCACGGCGTGGGCAAGGATGCCGCCCTTCGCCAGCAGAAACTGCTCGACCAGTTGATCCAGCTGAAGGAAACCCAGGGGCAGCACACCGCGCGCAAAAACGAAGAATCAGCCACCCAGGCCGCGAGGATGATAGCAACATTGCTTGCGCTTGGGCTCATCCTTGCGCTGGTGCTGGGCGTGGTCATCACGAAGCTGATCACCCGCCCGCTGGACAAGGCGGTGCAGGTGGCGAACCGGTTGGCCGAGGGGGATCTGACCGTCGAGGTGGTGGTCGATTCCAAGGACGAGACTGGCCAGCTTCAGCAGGCCATGGGGCACATGGTGCAGGGCCTGCGGGGCCTGGTGTCACAAACCGTGCAGATTTCCAGCAGCATCGCGTCCGCTTCGACCCAGTTGCAGGGTACCTCCGCCCAGATTGCCACCGGCGCCGAGGAAGTCGCTTCCCAGACCGGAACCGTGGCCACCGGCAGCGAGGAGATGGCCGCTACCAGCGCGGACATCGCCCGCAATTGCGTCCTGGCCGCCGAGGCATCGCGCCAGTCCACCGAGTCCGCCAACCAGGGGGCCAAGGTGGTGCAGGAAACCATCGTCGGTATGGAAGAGATCGCCGGCCGCGTGCGCAGCACCTCGAAGACTGTTGAAGCGCTCGGGCATCGTTCCGAGGAGATCGGCGACATCGTCGGGACCATCGAGGATATCGCGGATCAGACCAACCTCTTGGCCTTGAACGCCGCCATCGAGGCGGCCCGGGCCGGCGAGCAGGGACGCGGCTTCGCGGTCGTGGCCGACGAGGTGCGGGCGCTGGCCGAGCGGACCAGCAAGGCGACCAAGGAGATTGGCACCATGATCAAGGCGATCCAGGACGAGACCCGCGAGGCGGTGCGCGCCATGGACGAGGGGGTGCAGGAGGCCGAGAAGGGTGCCGCATCGTCGCAGCGCTCCGGCCAGGCACTGGCAGAAATCCTCAGGTGCATCAGCGAGGTGTCGCTGCAGGTGAGCCAGATCGCCACCGCCGCGGAAGAGCAGACCGCCACTACCACCGAGGTCACCTCGAACATCCAGCAGATCACCGACGTGGTGCAGCACACCGCGAACGGTGCCGAGGAAACCGCCATGGCAGCTGCACAGCTGGCCCAGCAGGCAGACGAACTGCAGACGCTGGTCTCCCGCTTCAGGGTTGTTTAGTGCCCCAGCTGAAGGAAAACCGGGAACCGCGACATTGCCCTCAAGGGCGGCGCGGTTCCCCCCGAAATAAGAACTACGTCCCCCGGATCGGAGCGATGGCGACCGAGACAGGTTGAAACATACAGAGGTGGCGTCATGAACGCGGAACGCAGCCTGAAAATAACCATAGTAAGTACGCTGGCGCTGGTGGTCCTGCAGGGGGGACTCACCTGCCTTTTCCTGGAAAAGCTGAGGGGAGGGGCTGCCGGCCTCGACCTGAGGCAATCGGCCCTGCTGCTCATCGCCGTCGCCTGCACCGTCTTCGGATGGTTCTTGGCCTGGCACTACATGGTCCGGCGCGATGATCCCGGTGTCGCTGAGAGCGGGCCGCACGCCTCACTGCTGCTGCAGTCGGTCGAGGAGGGGGTGGTTTCGGTGGATGGCACCGGGTACGTCACCTTCGCCAACCAGGCCGCTCACGAACTGCTGGGGTACCGGGAGGGAGAATTGGTGGGGCGGGACCTGCGCGAGGTAATGCACCACGGCCAATCTCCCCACTGCAGTCATTGCGCCAAGGAGAGCTGCCTGCTGAACTCCGCCTTCGCCGGCGGCAGCCGGCAGCGTTCACGCAACGAACTGCTCTGGCGCAAGGACGGCAGCTCCTTCAGCGCCGACTTCAGTAGCAGCAAGCTGGCCGGTGGCAGGCGCCCCGGCGCAGTACTCACCTTCCGGGACGTCAGCGCACGGCGGGAGTTCGAGGACCGGTTGCGGCTGCAGGGTGCGGCGCTTGAGGCGGCGATGAACGGCATCATCATCGCCAACAGGCAGGAACGGATCATCTGGGTGAACCAGGCGCTATGCCGGATCCTGGGGCGCACCCCAGAGCAGTTGCTCGGCAAGGATCCGCGCTCGCTCTTCAGCACTGATGGCGACCCCGACGTCCTGGCAGGGCTTGTCGAGAGCCTGGAGGAGAGGCACCCCTGGCAGGGCGAACTGGCGGGGCGCCGCGGCGACGGGACCGTGCTGGAGCAGGAAGTAACGGTTACCCCGGTCCTGGACGAGGCCGGGGAGCCGACCGACTTCATCTGGATCATGCTGGATATCTCACAGCGCAAGGCCAGCGAGGCGGCGCTCCAGGAGAGCACCCGCATGCAGGAAGAGGCCAACCGGCAACTGGTCAGGACGGTGCAGCGCGCCAACGAGTTGGCGGTCAAGTCCGCCCGCGCCTCCGCCGCCAAGAGCGAGTTCCTGGCCAACATGAGCCACGAGATCCGCAACCCCATGAACGCCATCGTCGGCGCGGGGCACCTGCTGCAGGGGACAGAACTCACGCCGCGGCAGAACGAATACCTGCAGACGCTGATGGTCTCGGCGGACCTCCTGTTGGGGATCATCAACGACGTGCTGGACTTTTCCAAGATCGAGGCGGGCAAACTCATGATCGATCGGATCACTTTCTCGCTGCAGGACGTGGTGGCCGAACTGTTGGCGGTCTACGCGCCCAGGGCGCGTCAGCAGGGGGT
Protein-coding sequences here:
- a CDS encoding methyl-accepting chemotaxis protein; this translates as MKTIRDLKVGVKLAAGFACVAIIAAVIGYIGIRVTNNLNREGKRTYETVTVPLSQLASMAVSFQRVRINVRDALETTDTVKRKEYVDTAVALRRKISELSAQYEKTIASEEGRRLYNEFTVARADYLKYVDQMFELDRAGKGSEAKEILHGVGKDAALRQQKLLDQLIQLKETQGQHTARKNEESATQAARMIATLLALGLILALVLGVVITKLITRPLDKAVQVANRLAEGDLTVEVVVDSKDETGQLQQAMGHMVQGLRGLVSQTVQISSSIASASTQLQGTSAQIATGAEEVASQTGTVATGSEEMAATSADIARNCVLAAEASRQSTESANQGAKVVQETIVGMEEIAGRVRSTSKTVEALGHRSEEIGDIVGTIEDIADQTNLLALNAAIEAARAGEQGRGFAVVADEVRALAERTSKATKEIGTMIKAIQDETREAVRAMDEGVQEAEKGAASSQRSGQALAEILRCISEVSLQVSQIATAAEEQTATTTEVTSNIQQITDVVQHTANGAEETAMAAAQLAQQADELQTLVSRFRVV
- a CDS encoding PAS domain-containing hybrid sensor histidine kinase/response regulator; the protein is MNAERSLKITIVSTLALVVLQGGLTCLFLEKLRGGAAGLDLRQSALLLIAVACTVFGWFLAWHYMVRRDDPGVAESGPHASLLLQSVEEGVVSVDGTGYVTFANQAAHELLGYREGELVGRDLREVMHHGQSPHCSHCAKESCLLNSAFAGGSRQRSRNELLWRKDGSSFSADFSSSKLAGGRRPGAVLTFRDVSARREFEDRLRLQGAALEAAMNGIIIANRQERIIWVNQALCRILGRTPEQLLGKDPRSLFSTDGDPDVLAGLVESLEERHPWQGELAGRRGDGTVLEQEVTVTPVLDEAGEPTDFIWIMLDISQRKASEAALQESTRMQEEANRQLVRTVQRANELAVKSARASAAKSEFLANMSHEIRNPMNAIVGAGHLLQGTELTPRQNEYLQTLMVSADLLLGIINDVLDFSKIEAGKLMIDRITFSLQDVVAELLAVYAPRARQQGVDLRVELDAQIPELLIGDPMRLAQILNNLLSNALKFTRHGSVQLAVKLARKEPGSAELIFAVRDSGIGILAEDQVQLFQAFTQLDGSITRSHSGTGLGLAICKRLTAMMKGEIWCESIPGLGSTFSFWLPFCIASADSKVERKKGTGFTRFRQQRVLLVEDNPFNQKVALALLERGGLQVTVAGNGDEAVDLVRTKEFDLVLMDVRMPVKDGLTAAREIRALDKPGTESLPILAVSANAMDDDVAASLAAGMNGHIAKPFTPDSLFGAIAVWLNGQGRTSAGEEEQVEERPTVAKVDFETGVRQTGGDRKLYRDLLRQFEREYQNQGAEIEREIRAGNKEEAARLAHSVKGIAGVLAAQPLHGAAQRLETALKGEGDPTRVLADFREELIGTIACLQAEGWQNLTSSTPRRPTEASADSPSRVNA